In Lolium rigidum isolate FL_2022 chromosome 7, APGP_CSIRO_Lrig_0.1, whole genome shotgun sequence, the DNA window CGTCGTGCGTGCTGTCGAGCTCTCGGTCCTCGCCTTCCGGCGTATTCAGCCACACCATGGCGGACACCTCGCCGGGGAATTCCGATTCGAACTCCAGCGCGACGTACAGCAGCTCGTCCAGTCCGTTCCTGCTCTTGCCCATGAATTCCTCGGGCCTCGTGACAGGAATCCTCACCGTCTTCTTGGGGACCAACTCCGGCTCCGGGGCTGCGGCGGGGCACAAGACCCAGCCGCCGTCGCTGAGGACGCAGTCCACGAAGCAGGTCTGGGACTGCGCGTCTGTGAGCCCCGCCTTGCTGTCTCCTCCTCCTGTGTGCGCGCACTTGCGGTAGCAGAGGCAGGAGCCGGGCACCGGCGTGTCGTGGACCCGTCGGATGCACCCCTCGCCACGGTGCTGGCTGGGTGCCGGAGTAACCGTATTGGCTACTGCAACTTGGCTGCTAGGTGGTGTTGGGGCTGCAGGTAGTGCCGGTGCCGGTGCGGGGTGGCATGCGCCGCCCTGGCAGCCGTGGCCGCAGTACTCAACGCCCATGCCGCAGTACCCGTGCTGGCTGCAGCAGAGGTTGCTGGCGCACAGCTTGCCGCCGGCCTGGCTGCCGCACCTGACACTGGCGTAGCAAGGGCCACTCTGGCAGCCGGCGCCGCAGGGCTCTCTGCCCAATCCGCAGACGCCCCTCTGGCCGCAGCAGTAGTTATTTGGGCACACCGCACCGCCCACCTGGCTGCCACAGAGATTGTATACATGGTCGAACTTGTAgcagccgccgcttgtgcattcaGCCATGGCGCAGTAGTCTTCACCCATGCCGCAGTGCCCGTGCTTGTCGCAGCAGAGGTTGTGCGGACACTCAATGCCGTCGCCGCACAGCTGGGCCTCGGCCACCGCCGCCAAGGCAAGCACCACGGCAAGCCTCCTTATCATCTTTGCTTGAATTCGATCTCCTTCTTTTTCACCTTGTTCGTGGTGGGAGTTGTTGCGTGGAGTAATACGCTACAGCCCCTTTATATAGGCTCCCCTTTCATCCAATACTCCCAATTCGGGATTCACCGTGCATTTCTGAACGAGATTaaattaaatttaaaaaaaaagctGCCTTGCCGTGCCCGGCCGGCCCCTATATAAAGGGGACTCCTCGGCCACACTTTGTCCAGCTAGCTAGATACTAGTTCGGGGCAGGCAAGCAAAAGAGGCTAAGACGATGAACAAGCTGGTGCTCTGCGCGGCCATCGCCTTCACCTTCGCCTCAGCTGCCGCACACGCCCAGCGGTGCGGCGAGCAGGCCGGCGGCATGGAGTGCTCCGAAAACCTCTGCTGCAGCAAGGACGGGTACTGCGGGCTGGGCGCCGACCACTGCGGCGACGGATGCCAGAGCGGCGCCTGCCACGCCAGCAAGCGCTGCGGCAGCCAGGCCGCCGGCGCGGCGTGCACAAACAACTACTGCTGCAGCCAGTCCGGCTACTGCGGCTTCGGCGACGAGTACTGCGCCGCCGGCTGCCAGAGCGGGCCCTGCCGCGACCCCATCAGGTGCGGCCGGCAAGCCGGGGGCGAGCTGTGCGCCAACAACATGTGCTGCACCGGCCTCGGGAAGTGCGGCATCGGCTATGGTTACTGCGGCTATGGCTGCCAGAGCGGGGCTTGCACGGAGAGGGAATTCTGCGGAAACTGGGCACACGGTCGAGTTTGCGACAGTAACTACTGTTGTGGCGAGGGTGGGCTTTGTGGCCTCGGCCCCAAATATTGTGGCCACGGCTGCCAGAG includes these proteins:
- the LOC124673062 gene encoding agglutinin isolectin 1-like, whose product is MNKLVLCAAIAFTFASAAAHAQRCGEQAGGMECSENLCCSKDGYCGLGADHCGDGCQSGACHASKRCGSQAAGAACTNNYCCSQSGYCGFGDEYCAAGCQSGPCRDPIRCGRQAGGELCANNMCCTGLGKCGIGYGYCGYGCQSGACTEREFCGNWAHGRVCDSNYCCGEGGLCGLGPKYCGHGCQSGPCYATPSLPK